Proteins encoded in a region of the Pieris brassicae chromosome 3, ilPieBrab1.1, whole genome shotgun sequence genome:
- the LOC123707468 gene encoding DNA ligase 1 isoform X2 codes for MHRSTFFLRNMSQSSIRSFFTVTPKKPVEVKTEEQKNKSFDSDKDSPPSNGQYKITKRSRSTSTEEEIKSNSATPELSEKKKPKRRRIVSSESESDSKSDHEIKLDKTRQPKTYDSPKTKKINKIKTEKLSPVSKKSKEKSECPTAKKDSPKVKKETVTSPRNKKEEIKSPPDKKKIASLFAKKTDLKVEDKENSKVEKDKTAEVDYNPAKPKYHPINDACWNKGQEVPYLALAKTLENIEGTSARLKMIDILSNYLRSVIILTPEDLLPSIYLCLNQLAPAYYSLELGMAETYIMKAIGQCTGRTLAQVKSAARTTGDLGLVAEQARATQRTMFPPPPLTLRKVFAALKEVAQATGQASVNKKIGKIQSLYVACRHSEARYLIRSLEGKLRIGLAEQSVLQALACACAASPTAGPLAGTVDVSADMSQEKFKARVDEFALIIKTTYCECPNYDSIVDILLKYGVEALPQHCKLTPGVPLKPMLAHPSRGVADLFTRFDGERFTCEWKYDGERAQIHVPGTDSPDLTKASIFSRNQENNTSKYPDVLSRLPKLLKGSVQSCVLDCEAVAYDTVKKQILPFQILSTRKRKDAQASEIKVQVCVFVFDLLYLNGSPLVREPLEKRRALLRENLNEIEGEWEFARGRDCSSPEEVEGELAEALRGSCEGLMVKALDGDKARYDIARRSHNWLKLKKDYLEGCGDSIDAVVVGGYHGKGKRAGHYGGFLLACYDPEMDAYQTLCKIGTGFSDEDLRTFSETLQTHVIDAPKSYYSYENSMNPDVWFEAACVWEVRCADLSLSPAHRAALGLVDRDKGISLRFPRFIRCRDDKRPEQATSARQVADMYLAQDQVKNTAGNKTAQEDDFY; via the exons atgcATCG AAGTACATTTTTCCTACGAAATATGTCGCAATCTAGCATTCGGTCTTTCTTTACTGTAACTCCCAAAAAGCCAGTAGAAGTCAAAACGGaagaacaaaaa AATAAGTCTTTTGATAGTGATAAAGACTCTCCACCAAGTAATGGACAATATAAG ataaCAAAGAGATCAAGATCTACAAGTACTGAAGAGGAGATTAAGAGTAATTCTGCAACACCAGAGTTATCTGAAAAG aaaaaaccaAAGCGCAGACGCATTGTTAGTTCTGAAAGTGAGTCAGATTCCAAGTCAGACCATGAAATAAAATTGGATAAAACCAGGCAGCCTAAAACTTATGACTCTCCCAAgacaaagaaaattaataaaatcaaaactgaAAAATTAAGTCCAGTAAGTAAAAAGTCTAAAGAAAAATCAGAGTGTCCTACTGCTAAAAAGGACAGCCCTAAAGTCAAGAAAGAGACTGTTACTTcaccaagaaataaaaaagaagaaataaaatcaCCTCcagataaaaaaaagatagcTTCACTCTTCGCGAAGAAGACTGACCTTAAAGTAGAAGATAAAGAAAATAGTAAAGTTGAAAAAGATAAAACTGCAG AGGTGGATTACAACCCAGCGAAGCCAAAATACCATCCAATTAACGATGCATGTTGGAACAAAGGTCAAGAGGTCCCCTACTTAGCATTAGCCAAGACGTTGGAGAACATTGAAGGCACATCGGCTAGACTGAAAATGATAGATATTCTGAGCAATTACTTACGGTCTGTGATTATTCTCACACCTGAGGATCTGCTGCCCAGCATCTATTTGTGCCTGAATCAGTTGGCACCGGCATATTACAGTTTGGAACTTG GTATGGCTGAGACGTATATAATGAAAGCAATAGGCCAGTGTACTGGTCGGACGCTGGCCCAAGTGAAAAGTGCAGCGCGCACTACCGGAGACCTGGGACTTGTGGCGGAACAGGCGAGAGCGACACAACGCACTATGTTCCCTCCACCGCCCCTAACGTTGAGGAAGGTCTTTGCTGCCTTAAAAGAGGTCGCTCAAGCCACCG GTCAGGCGTCAGTAAACAAAAAGATAGGCAAAATACAATCGCTGTACGTCGCTTGCCGACACTCCGAAGCACGCTATCTGATCAG ATCTCTGGAAGGTAAGTTACGTATAGGTCTAGCTGAGCAATCAGTGCTTCAGGCACTCGCATGCGCATGCGCTGCGTCCCCTACAGCTGGTCCTCTCGCTGGCACTGTAGACGTCAGTGCGGATATGAGTCAGGAGAAATttaag gcACGCGTAGATGAATTCgcactaataataaaaacgacATACTGCGAGTGCCCAAACTACGATTCAATAGTAGATATATTACTCAAGTATGGGGTGGAGGCTTTGCCCCAACACTGCAAGTTGACCCCAGGAGTCCCACTCAAACCTATGCTGGCGCACCCTTCGAGAGGAGTAGCCGATCTTTTTACTAG GTTCGATGGTGAGCGATTCACATGTGAATGGAAGTATGATGGCGAACGAGCGCAAATTCACGTCCCTGGTACAGACTCACCTGATCTCACAAAGGCGTCCATCTTTAGTAGGAATCAGGAGAACAATACAag TAAATACCCGGATGTCCTGAGCCGTTTGCCCAAACTGCTGAAGGGTTCAGTGCAAAGCTGTGTATTGGACTGTGAGGCTGTTGCATATGACACCGTAAAGAAACAGATTCTACCCTTCCAG ATCCTGTCAACACGAAAACGCAAAGATGCGCAGGCGTCAGAAATCAAAGTACAAGTGTGCGTGTTCGTCTTTGACTTGCTTTATTTGAACGGATCGCCTCTTGTTCGGGAACCTTTGGAAAAACGTCGAGCTCTATTGAGGGAAAACTTAAACGAAATTGAAG GTGAATGGGAATTCGCTCGTGGTAGAGATTGTAGTAGCCCTGAGGAAGTGGAAGGTGAGCTGGCGGAAGCCTTGCGAGGAAGCTGCGAGGGTCTCATGGTGAAGGCGTTGGATGGGGACAAGGCGAGATATGATATCGCTCGTCGGTCGCATAATTGGCTTAAg CTTAAAAAAGACTACCTAGAGGGTTGTGGAGACAGCATAGATGCAGTGGTGGTAGGCGGATACCACGGAAagggcaaacgagcaggaCATTACGGTGGATTTCTGCTCGCCTGCTACGACCCCGAAATGGATGCTTATCAGACCCTCTGCAAGATCGGGACAGGATTTTCTGATGAAGACCTTCGGACATTTAGTGAGACATTGCAGACGCATGTTATTGATGCCCCCAAAAGTTATTATAG TTATGAAAACAGTATGAACCCGGATGTATGGTTTGAGGCGGCGTGTGTATGGGAAGTGCGTTGTGCTGACTTGTCTTTGTCGCCTGCGCACAGAGCAGCTCTCGGCTTAGTGGACCGGGATAAGGGGATCTCACTGAGGTTTCCCAG GTTCATCCGCTGTCGTGACGATAAACGGCCCGAGCAAGCGACGAGCGCGCGGCAGGTTGCTGATATGTACTTGGCCCAGGATCAAGTGAAAAACACAGCTGGAAATAAGACTGCTCAAGAAGACGATTTTTACTAG
- the LOC123707468 gene encoding DNA ligase 1 isoform X1: MHRYNIFKISRVITSLVNCSLYCNNSSHRLHVCFRSTFFLRNMSQSSIRSFFTVTPKKPVEVKTEEQKNKSFDSDKDSPPSNGQYKITKRSRSTSTEEEIKSNSATPELSEKKKPKRRRIVSSESESDSKSDHEIKLDKTRQPKTYDSPKTKKINKIKTEKLSPVSKKSKEKSECPTAKKDSPKVKKETVTSPRNKKEEIKSPPDKKKIASLFAKKTDLKVEDKENSKVEKDKTAEVDYNPAKPKYHPINDACWNKGQEVPYLALAKTLENIEGTSARLKMIDILSNYLRSVIILTPEDLLPSIYLCLNQLAPAYYSLELGMAETYIMKAIGQCTGRTLAQVKSAARTTGDLGLVAEQARATQRTMFPPPPLTLRKVFAALKEVAQATGQASVNKKIGKIQSLYVACRHSEARYLIRSLEGKLRIGLAEQSVLQALACACAASPTAGPLAGTVDVSADMSQEKFKARVDEFALIIKTTYCECPNYDSIVDILLKYGVEALPQHCKLTPGVPLKPMLAHPSRGVADLFTRFDGERFTCEWKYDGERAQIHVPGTDSPDLTKASIFSRNQENNTSKYPDVLSRLPKLLKGSVQSCVLDCEAVAYDTVKKQILPFQILSTRKRKDAQASEIKVQVCVFVFDLLYLNGSPLVREPLEKRRALLRENLNEIEGEWEFARGRDCSSPEEVEGELAEALRGSCEGLMVKALDGDKARYDIARRSHNWLKLKKDYLEGCGDSIDAVVVGGYHGKGKRAGHYGGFLLACYDPEMDAYQTLCKIGTGFSDEDLRTFSETLQTHVIDAPKSYYSYENSMNPDVWFEAACVWEVRCADLSLSPAHRAALGLVDRDKGISLRFPRFIRCRDDKRPEQATSARQVADMYLAQDQVKNTAGNKTAQEDDFY, encoded by the exons atgcATCGGTATAACATTTTCAAGATCAGTAGAGTAATAACTAGTCTTGTAAATTGCTCGCTCTATTGTAATAATTCCTCTCACAGGTTACATGTTTGTTTTAGAAGTACATTTTTCCTACGAAATATGTCGCAATCTAGCATTCGGTCTTTCTTTACTGTAACTCCCAAAAAGCCAGTAGAAGTCAAAACGGaagaacaaaaa AATAAGTCTTTTGATAGTGATAAAGACTCTCCACCAAGTAATGGACAATATAAG ataaCAAAGAGATCAAGATCTACAAGTACTGAAGAGGAGATTAAGAGTAATTCTGCAACACCAGAGTTATCTGAAAAG aaaaaaccaAAGCGCAGACGCATTGTTAGTTCTGAAAGTGAGTCAGATTCCAAGTCAGACCATGAAATAAAATTGGATAAAACCAGGCAGCCTAAAACTTATGACTCTCCCAAgacaaagaaaattaataaaatcaaaactgaAAAATTAAGTCCAGTAAGTAAAAAGTCTAAAGAAAAATCAGAGTGTCCTACTGCTAAAAAGGACAGCCCTAAAGTCAAGAAAGAGACTGTTACTTcaccaagaaataaaaaagaagaaataaaatcaCCTCcagataaaaaaaagatagcTTCACTCTTCGCGAAGAAGACTGACCTTAAAGTAGAAGATAAAGAAAATAGTAAAGTTGAAAAAGATAAAACTGCAG AGGTGGATTACAACCCAGCGAAGCCAAAATACCATCCAATTAACGATGCATGTTGGAACAAAGGTCAAGAGGTCCCCTACTTAGCATTAGCCAAGACGTTGGAGAACATTGAAGGCACATCGGCTAGACTGAAAATGATAGATATTCTGAGCAATTACTTACGGTCTGTGATTATTCTCACACCTGAGGATCTGCTGCCCAGCATCTATTTGTGCCTGAATCAGTTGGCACCGGCATATTACAGTTTGGAACTTG GTATGGCTGAGACGTATATAATGAAAGCAATAGGCCAGTGTACTGGTCGGACGCTGGCCCAAGTGAAAAGTGCAGCGCGCACTACCGGAGACCTGGGACTTGTGGCGGAACAGGCGAGAGCGACACAACGCACTATGTTCCCTCCACCGCCCCTAACGTTGAGGAAGGTCTTTGCTGCCTTAAAAGAGGTCGCTCAAGCCACCG GTCAGGCGTCAGTAAACAAAAAGATAGGCAAAATACAATCGCTGTACGTCGCTTGCCGACACTCCGAAGCACGCTATCTGATCAG ATCTCTGGAAGGTAAGTTACGTATAGGTCTAGCTGAGCAATCAGTGCTTCAGGCACTCGCATGCGCATGCGCTGCGTCCCCTACAGCTGGTCCTCTCGCTGGCACTGTAGACGTCAGTGCGGATATGAGTCAGGAGAAATttaag gcACGCGTAGATGAATTCgcactaataataaaaacgacATACTGCGAGTGCCCAAACTACGATTCAATAGTAGATATATTACTCAAGTATGGGGTGGAGGCTTTGCCCCAACACTGCAAGTTGACCCCAGGAGTCCCACTCAAACCTATGCTGGCGCACCCTTCGAGAGGAGTAGCCGATCTTTTTACTAG GTTCGATGGTGAGCGATTCACATGTGAATGGAAGTATGATGGCGAACGAGCGCAAATTCACGTCCCTGGTACAGACTCACCTGATCTCACAAAGGCGTCCATCTTTAGTAGGAATCAGGAGAACAATACAag TAAATACCCGGATGTCCTGAGCCGTTTGCCCAAACTGCTGAAGGGTTCAGTGCAAAGCTGTGTATTGGACTGTGAGGCTGTTGCATATGACACCGTAAAGAAACAGATTCTACCCTTCCAG ATCCTGTCAACACGAAAACGCAAAGATGCGCAGGCGTCAGAAATCAAAGTACAAGTGTGCGTGTTCGTCTTTGACTTGCTTTATTTGAACGGATCGCCTCTTGTTCGGGAACCTTTGGAAAAACGTCGAGCTCTATTGAGGGAAAACTTAAACGAAATTGAAG GTGAATGGGAATTCGCTCGTGGTAGAGATTGTAGTAGCCCTGAGGAAGTGGAAGGTGAGCTGGCGGAAGCCTTGCGAGGAAGCTGCGAGGGTCTCATGGTGAAGGCGTTGGATGGGGACAAGGCGAGATATGATATCGCTCGTCGGTCGCATAATTGGCTTAAg CTTAAAAAAGACTACCTAGAGGGTTGTGGAGACAGCATAGATGCAGTGGTGGTAGGCGGATACCACGGAAagggcaaacgagcaggaCATTACGGTGGATTTCTGCTCGCCTGCTACGACCCCGAAATGGATGCTTATCAGACCCTCTGCAAGATCGGGACAGGATTTTCTGATGAAGACCTTCGGACATTTAGTGAGACATTGCAGACGCATGTTATTGATGCCCCCAAAAGTTATTATAG TTATGAAAACAGTATGAACCCGGATGTATGGTTTGAGGCGGCGTGTGTATGGGAAGTGCGTTGTGCTGACTTGTCTTTGTCGCCTGCGCACAGAGCAGCTCTCGGCTTAGTGGACCGGGATAAGGGGATCTCACTGAGGTTTCCCAG GTTCATCCGCTGTCGTGACGATAAACGGCCCGAGCAAGCGACGAGCGCGCGGCAGGTTGCTGATATGTACTTGGCCCAGGATCAAGTGAAAAACACAGCTGGAAATAAGACTGCTCAAGAAGACGATTTTTACTAG